Proteins encoded in a region of the Eretmochelys imbricata isolate rEreImb1 chromosome 10, rEreImb1.hap1, whole genome shotgun sequence genome:
- the COX19 gene encoding cytochrome c oxidase assembly protein COX19 — MSTAMNFGSKSFTPRPPDKGAFPLDHFGECKGFKEKFMKCLRENSFENALCRQESKEYLECRMERQLMAKEPLEKLGFKDLIDEKSEAKHKKV; from the exons ATGTCCACGGCCATGAACTTCGGGAGCAAGAGCTTCACGCCGCGGCCGCCGGACAAGGGCGCCTTCCCCCTGGATCACTTCG GTGAATGTAAAGGATTTAAAGAGAAATTCATGAAGTGTCTGAGAGAGAATAGCTTTGAGAATGCTTTGTGCAGACAGGAATCAAAGGAATATTTAGAATGCAGAATGGAGAG gcAACTTATGGCTAAGGAACCATTGGAAAAATTGGGATTCAAAGACCTAATAGATGAGAAATCAGAAGCAAAGCATAAAAAAGTATAA